A section of the Myxocyprinus asiaticus isolate MX2 ecotype Aquarium Trade chromosome 22, UBuf_Myxa_2, whole genome shotgun sequence genome encodes:
- the LOC127413286 gene encoding sulfate transporter-like — protein MPAEEVCDRVSVEDDSKTGPDIPFLLEVREKDKEPWKSVLKRKVVKKCSCSATCAKSLLVDSLPILKWLPRYHFKDWIIGDAMSGLIVGILLVPQSIAYSLLAEQDPIYGIYTSFFASIIYTLLGTSKHISVGMFGVLCLLVGQVVDRELTLAGYPSETNQTALGNIDNSTVPICDRSCYAIMVGATLTFTAGVYQVLMGLLQVGFVSVYLSDSLLSGFATGASLTILTSQIKYFLGLHLPRVQGWGSLIKTWISLLKNLGHTNICDLITSILCFLVLVPTKELNNRLKTKLKAPIPFELFVVIAATLASHFGHFNEKYGSDVAGDIPTGFMPPQLPNWSLIPNIAVDAFSIAIVGFAITVSLSEMFAKKHGYVVDPNQEMYALGFCNIIPSFFRCFTTSAALTKTLVKESTGCQTQLSGLVTALVLLLVLLVIAPLFYSLQKCVLAVIIVVNLRGALWKFADIPKMWHVNHIDTIIWLVTMATSALVNTELGLLVGVLVSAFCVLGQTQCVQVLQLGQAGDREIFEDIASYKGLQTHPGVAVFRYEAPIYYANQALFKKSLYRNVGLDPLKEKARRKKLMKQQQQGGEENKQEMEVSTNVFLLQHTTVHTLVVDCSPVLFLDTAGVNALKEVYKDYKELGVCVLLAQCSTSVIDTLRRGGYYDPKTGTKEIQFHNVGDAISFAQSLMSQNGDCDTVV, from the exons ATGCCAGCTGAAGAGGTCTGTGACCGTGTTTCCGTAGAGGATGATTCAAAGACGGGGCCAGATATTCCCTTCCTTTTGGAAGTGCGTGAGAAAGACAAGGAGCCCTGGAAGTCAGTGTTGAAAAGGAAGGTGGTGAAAAAGTGTTCCTGCAGTGCAACTTGTGCCAAATCCCTGCTTGTAGATTCCCTTCCAATTCTGAAGTGGCTGCCACGCTATCACTTCAAAGACTGGATCATTGGGGATGCCATGTCAGGTCTAATTGTGGGTATCCTGTTGGTTCCCCAGTCCATCGCCTATTCTTTACTGGCAGAACAAGACCCTATTTATGGAATCTATACATCTTTCTTTGCCAGCATTATCTACACCCTGCTAGGCACCTCCAAGCACATCTCAGTGGGGATGTTTGGGGTATTGTGTTTGCTGGTGGGGCAGGTGGTAGACAGGGAGCTTACTCTGGCTGGCTACCCCTCAGAAACCAATCAGACTGCTCTGGGGAACATCGACAACAGCACTGTTCCGATCTGTGACCGAAGCTGCTATGCAATCATGGTGGGAGCAACACTAACTTTTACAGCAGGGGTCTACCAG GTGTTGATGGGTCTCCTACAAGTTGGATTTGTCTCAGTTTACCTCTCTGACTCTCTGTTGAGTGGTTTCGCTACTGGTGCCTCTCTCACCATCCTAACATCCCAAATCAAGTACTTTCTGGGGCTTCACCTTCCTCGTGTCCAAGGCTGGGGCTCGCTTATAAAAACCTGGATAAGTCTGCTGAAGAATCTGGGCCATACCAACATATGTGACCTCATAACCAGTATTCTCTGCTTTCTTGTACTTGTACCCACCAAGGAGCTTAACAACCGTCTCAAGACAAAGCTCAAGGCCCCTATTCCCTTTGAGCTCTTTGTGGTCATTGCTGCTACTCTGGCTTCCCACTTTGGCCATTTCAATGAAAAATATGGCTCAGATGTAGCTGGGGACATTCCAACAGGCTTCATGCCACCACAACTACCAAACTGGTCTCTTATACCCAATATCGCAGTTGATGCCTTCTCAATAGCTATTGTTGGTTTTGCCATTACAGTGTCTTTATCTGAGATGTTTGCTAAGAAGCATGGTTATGTGGTGGACCCTAACCAGGAGATGTATGCCCTTGGGTTCTGCAATATCATTCCATCATTTTTCCGTTGTTTCACGACCAGTGCCGCCTTGACCAAGACTCTTGTGAAGGAGTCAACTGGTTGCCAGACTCAGCTCTCTGGGTTGGTGACTGCTCTAGTGCTGCTGCTTGTCCTACTTGTTATTGCCCCACTTTTCTACTCATTGCAGAA ATGTGTATTGGCTGTCATCATTGTCGTCAACCTCCGTGGTGCACTGTGGAAGTTTGCAGACATTCCGAAAATGTGGCATGTGAACCATATTGACACTATCATCTGGCTGGTAACCATGGCTACCTCAGCATTGGTGAACACAGAGCTAGGCCTGCTCGTTGGAGTTTTGGTGTCAGCATTCTGTGTGCTAGGCCAAACTCAGTGTGTCCAGGTCCTCCAGCTTGGCCAAGCAGGGGACCGCGAGATCTTTGAAGACATTGCATCATACAAGGGCCTTCAAACCCATCCAGGGGTAGCTGTTTTCCGCTATGAGGCTCCCATCTACTACGCCAACCAAGCTCTATTCAAGAAGTCACTGTACCGCAATGTGGGCCTGGATCCACTCAAAGAGAAGGCCAGGCGCAAGAAACTGatgaagcagcagcagcagggtGGAGAAGAGAATAAGCAAGAGATGGAAGTGTCCACCAATGTGTTTCTGCTACAGCATACCACCGTCCATACGCTGGTCGTAGACTGCAGTCCAGTGCTGTTTCTGGACACTGCAGGAGTCAATGCTTTGAAAGAAGTATACAAGGACTACAAAGAGTTGGGAGTGTGTGTACTTTTGGCGCAATGCAGCACCTCTGTCATTGATACCTTGCGGAGGGGAGGTTACTATGACCCAAAGACTGGTACCAAAGAAATACAGTTTCACAATGTTGGTGATGCCATCTCTTTTGCCCAAAGCTTGATGTCGCAGAATGGTGATTGTGACACTGTTGTGTAA